From a single Paenibacillus sp. FSL W8-0426 genomic region:
- a CDS encoding RluA family pseudouridine synthase yields the protein MSITSWKRRGDWLELTPGKKVTGSADRQAAAEQWLLSELGMPDKMLRQLKATGGIQLAGDRLRLALFASLPLDVEPRWADIDVLYEDDFCLVVHKPAGMKLHSDGSREDRAVTLDHAVAAYYEMNGIQTRVRHIHRLDEDTTGPVLYAKNAFALAKLDEAMRRKEIDRQYVAIAGGKIPGRLKIIDAPIGKDRHHKQRRRVSDGGQEAITRVQVVEVWENATLVRLKLETGRTHQIRVHMAHVGHPLVGDVLYGGRKEQIGRQALHGERLTFAHPLTGAKVEVADPWPSDFEQLAKREGQDH from the coding sequence ATGAGCATAACAAGTTGGAAACGCCGCGGGGATTGGCTTGAGCTGACGCCGGGAAAAAAAGTAACGGGCAGTGCTGACAGACAAGCTGCAGCCGAGCAGTGGCTGCTCTCGGAGCTTGGCATGCCCGACAAAATGCTCCGCCAGCTCAAGGCGACAGGCGGCATACAACTGGCAGGGGACCGGCTAAGGCTGGCCCTTTTTGCTTCTCTTCCTCTGGACGTGGAGCCGCGCTGGGCAGATATTGACGTATTATACGAGGATGATTTTTGCCTTGTGGTACACAAGCCGGCAGGCATGAAGCTGCATTCGGACGGCAGCCGCGAGGACCGGGCGGTCACTCTGGATCATGCCGTGGCAGCTTACTATGAGATGAACGGGATACAAACCCGCGTGCGCCACATTCATCGTTTGGACGAGGATACGACAGGTCCGGTTTTGTACGCCAAAAACGCATTTGCTTTAGCCAAGCTGGACGAAGCCATGCGACGCAAGGAGATCGACCGGCAATATGTTGCCATTGCAGGAGGCAAGATTCCGGGGCGGCTGAAAATCATTGATGCGCCGATCGGCAAAGACAGGCATCACAAACAGCGCAGGCGCGTGTCCGATGGGGGACAGGAGGCGATTACCCGTGTGCAGGTTGTAGAGGTATGGGAAAACGCAACGCTTGTGCGGTTAAAGCTGGAAACGGGACGCACCCACCAGATTCGGGTGCACATGGCTCACGTCGGTCATCCCCTTGTCGGGGACGTGTTATACGGAGGCCGGAAAGAACAGATCGGCCGACAAGCGCTTCACGGGGAAAGGCTGACTTTTGCGCACCCGCTGACGGGAGCTAAGGTGGAGGTCGCCGATCCGTGGCCGTCCGATTTCGAACAGTTGGCCAAGCGGGAGGGCCAGGACCATTAA
- a CDS encoding folylpolyglutamate synthase/dihydrofolate synthase family protein, which yields MTEINGAGEKAPLQTYVEAVDWINGLIPFGIRPGLERIEALMARLGNPHRRLKFIHVAGTNGKGSTCAFLTSVLLQAGYDVGTFTSPYITKFTNRFQYNGEDIPEETLLKIANRLHPLVREMASTPLGSPTMFEVSTTLALLYYAEECYPDVVVWETGLGGRMDVTNIVTPVVSVITNIGMDHTDVLGDTVEAIAWEKAGIIKPGVPVVTCASQPEAIKVITDRAQELRSTAYVAGQQFSYRRVDRDENSQTIHFAGPFRELDIRICMKGTYQCDNAAGALMALEVLRQYMAFVLEDKDLVQGFEHAFWAGRFEKVVDDPRIVLDGAHNPEGAESLAQSIKEVYPHKRLNLMMGMLENKHHEAYLQHILPLVDTLILTEPDFRRKMDAAKLQDVVARVRPGFAKKELEIIVEPDWVKALELLKSRTEAEDLGVVSGTLYLIADVRAALLHQTDSEKGW from the coding sequence ATGACGGAAATCAATGGAGCAGGCGAAAAGGCACCTTTGCAGACATATGTCGAGGCGGTAGACTGGATCAATGGTCTTATTCCTTTTGGCATCAGACCGGGGCTGGAGCGTATCGAAGCGCTGATGGCACGGCTGGGGAATCCGCATCGGCGTCTCAAATTCATTCATGTCGCGGGAACGAACGGAAAAGGTTCGACTTGCGCTTTTTTGACGTCGGTACTTCTTCAGGCAGGGTATGACGTAGGTACGTTCACGTCGCCCTACATCACCAAATTCACGAACCGTTTTCAATACAACGGAGAGGATATCCCTGAGGAGACGCTGCTGAAAATTGCCAATCGGCTGCATCCGCTCGTGCGGGAGATGGCTTCGACTCCGCTCGGTTCTCCAACCATGTTCGAAGTGTCGACGACGCTTGCGCTTCTCTATTATGCGGAGGAGTGCTACCCCGACGTGGTAGTATGGGAGACTGGGCTTGGGGGAAGGATGGACGTAACCAACATCGTTACTCCAGTCGTTTCGGTCATTACCAACATCGGCATGGACCATACGGATGTGCTTGGGGATACGGTCGAGGCCATTGCGTGGGAAAAGGCGGGCATTATCAAGCCGGGGGTACCTGTGGTCACCTGTGCGTCGCAGCCTGAAGCCATCAAGGTCATCACGGATCGGGCCCAAGAACTTCGTTCGACGGCTTATGTGGCAGGGCAGCAGTTTTCTTATCGCAGAGTGGATCGCGACGAAAACAGTCAGACCATTCATTTTGCCGGACCTTTCCGCGAACTGGACATTCGCATTTGCATGAAGGGTACATACCAATGCGACAACGCCGCAGGCGCGCTTATGGCGCTTGAAGTGCTGCGGCAATACATGGCGTTTGTATTGGAAGACAAGGATCTCGTGCAAGGATTTGAACATGCATTTTGGGCGGGGCGCTTCGAAAAAGTGGTTGATGATCCGCGGATCGTTCTGGATGGAGCACATAATCCGGAAGGGGCGGAATCGCTGGCCCAAAGCATTAAGGAGGTCTACCCCCACAAAAGGTTAAATTTGATGATGGGCATGCTGGAGAATAAGCATCATGAAGCATATTTGCAGCATATACTGCCACTAGTGGATACGCTGATCCTGACCGAGCCGGACTTTAGGCGCAAAATGGATGCAGCCAAGCTTCAGGACGTTGTAGCACGGGTGCGTCCCGGTTTCGCGAAGAAGGAACTTGAAATCATCGTCGAGCCCGATTGGGTGAAGGCGCTTGAATTATTGAAATCACGGACGGAAGCGGAAGATCTGGGGGTAGTCTCCGGCACATTGTACTTGATTGCGGATGTGCGGGCAGCCCTTTTGCATCAAACCGATTCTGAAAAAGGTTGGTGA
- a CDS encoding valine--tRNA ligase, protein MTEQNKSAATEMPTTYDPKAAEQKWYQTWIERGYFQAGQRKDAEPFTIVIPPPNVTGMLHIGHALDFTLQDILIRTKRMQGYDALWLPGSDHAGIATQTKVEQKLREEGLTRYDLGREKFLDRVWDWKEQYATTIREQWGKMGLSLDYSRERFTLDEGLSKAVRKVFVQLYEKGLIYRGKKIINWDPVNRTALSDIEVEYKEVQGHLYHLQYPLKDGSGHITVATTRPETMLGDTAVAVHPKDERYADMIGKTLVLPIIGREIPIIADEYVDKEFGSGAVKITPAHDPNDFEVGLRHDLPQIIVMDETGTMNAEAGKYQGMDRSDCRKQIVADLKELGVLINIEDHVHQVGHSERTGAVIEPYLSTQWFVEMKPLAERAIKKQQEGDGVRFVPERFEKTYLNWIENVRDWCISRQLWWGHRIPAWYDDETGEIIVSAEDPTTLPEYAGRNLRQDEDVLDTWFSSALWPFSTLGWPEDTDDLKRYYPTSVLVTGYDIIYFWVARMIFTALEFTDEIPFKDVLMHGLVRDSEGRKMSKSLGNGVDPLDVIEKYGADAMRYMISTSSTPGQDLRFRWERVEQARNFANKIWNASRFALMNLEGFTIEDRDISGELGTADYWILHRLNETSRDITRLIEAYEFGETGRLLYNFIWDDLCDWYIEFAKLSFYGEDPVAKKKTQSVLAYVLDQTMRLIHPFMPYISEEIWQHLPHEGETITLAAWPTYDPAMENPEAVAEMNLLMDTIRAVRNIRAEVNVPMSKKVELLIKANSAEANSIIERNSHFIRRFCNTSEFDSGLNLSSPDKAMTAVITGAELYLPLAGLIDIEQEVARLEKELQNLENEVSRVEKKLANEGFVSKAPAKVIEEERAKMADYSDKRDKVIARINELKA, encoded by the coding sequence ATGACGGAACAAAACAAGTCAGCCGCAACCGAAATGCCGACGACATATGACCCGAAGGCTGCGGAGCAAAAATGGTATCAGACCTGGATCGAGCGAGGATATTTTCAAGCAGGACAGCGCAAAGACGCTGAGCCTTTTACCATCGTAATTCCGCCGCCGAACGTCACCGGCATGCTGCATATCGGGCACGCGCTCGACTTTACGCTGCAGGACATCCTGATCCGTACCAAACGGATGCAAGGTTACGATGCGCTGTGGCTGCCGGGATCGGACCATGCGGGAATCGCGACTCAGACCAAAGTGGAACAAAAGCTTCGGGAAGAAGGACTGACCCGCTACGATCTCGGCCGTGAGAAATTCCTGGATCGCGTTTGGGACTGGAAGGAACAATATGCAACGACGATTCGCGAGCAATGGGGCAAAATGGGCCTGTCGCTGGACTACTCCCGCGAGCGTTTTACACTGGACGAAGGTTTGTCCAAAGCGGTGCGCAAAGTGTTTGTGCAGCTGTACGAGAAAGGTCTGATTTACCGCGGCAAAAAGATCATTAACTGGGATCCGGTGAACCGGACGGCGTTGTCCGACATCGAGGTTGAATATAAAGAGGTTCAGGGCCACCTGTACCATTTGCAATACCCGCTCAAGGACGGAAGCGGCCATATTACCGTGGCAACGACGCGTCCGGAAACGATGCTTGGCGACACGGCCGTAGCCGTGCATCCCAAAGACGAACGTTATGCCGACATGATTGGCAAAACGCTCGTGCTGCCGATCATCGGCCGCGAAATCCCGATTATTGCGGACGAGTACGTCGACAAAGAGTTCGGAAGCGGTGCCGTTAAAATTACGCCTGCGCATGACCCGAACGACTTCGAAGTCGGTTTGCGCCACGATCTGCCGCAAATTATCGTCATGGATGAAACGGGAACGATGAATGCCGAAGCAGGCAAGTATCAAGGCATGGATCGCAGCGACTGCCGCAAACAAATTGTTGCAGACCTGAAAGAGCTGGGCGTGCTGATCAACATTGAGGACCATGTCCATCAGGTTGGCCACAGCGAACGTACGGGGGCAGTAATCGAGCCTTATCTGTCCACGCAGTGGTTCGTTGAAATGAAGCCGCTCGCCGAAAGAGCCATCAAGAAACAGCAAGAAGGCGACGGCGTACGCTTTGTGCCGGAACGTTTCGAGAAAACCTATTTGAACTGGATCGAGAACGTTCGCGATTGGTGTATTTCCCGCCAACTGTGGTGGGGTCACCGGATTCCTGCCTGGTATGACGACGAAACTGGCGAAATTATCGTCTCCGCCGAAGATCCGACAACGCTCCCTGAATATGCGGGCCGCAACCTGAGACAAGACGAGGATGTGCTCGATACGTGGTTCAGCTCCGCGCTGTGGCCGTTCTCCACGCTCGGATGGCCTGAAGATACGGACGACCTGAAACGTTACTACCCGACCAGCGTGCTTGTAACGGGTTATGACATCATTTATTTCTGGGTTGCGCGCATGATTTTCACCGCGCTGGAATTCACGGACGAAATTCCGTTCAAGGACGTACTCATGCACGGATTGGTGCGTGACTCGGAAGGACGCAAAATGTCCAAGTCGCTTGGCAACGGGGTTGATCCGCTCGACGTTATCGAGAAATACGGCGCGGATGCCATGCGTTACATGATCTCGACGAGCAGCACGCCGGGGCAAGATTTGCGTTTCCGCTGGGAACGCGTGGAGCAGGCCCGCAACTTTGCGAACAAAATCTGGAATGCATCCCGCTTTGCCCTGATGAACCTGGAAGGCTTCACTATCGAGGATCGCGACATTTCCGGCGAGCTTGGGACCGCGGATTATTGGATTTTGCACCGTCTGAACGAAACTTCCCGTGACATTACGCGTCTAATCGAAGCGTATGAATTTGGCGAAACCGGTCGTCTCCTCTACAACTTCATCTGGGACGATCTGTGCGACTGGTACATCGAATTTGCAAAATTGTCCTTTTACGGCGAAGATCCTGTGGCGAAAAAGAAAACCCAATCCGTATTGGCTTATGTGCTCGATCAGACCATGCGCCTGATTCATCCGTTCATGCCTTACATCTCCGAAGAGATTTGGCAGCATCTGCCGCATGAAGGCGAGACGATTACGCTGGCTGCTTGGCCGACGTATGACCCGGCCATGGAAAACCCGGAAGCCGTTGCCGAAATGAACCTGCTGATGGATACGATCCGTGCGGTACGGAACATTCGCGCCGAAGTCAACGTGCCGATGAGCAAAAAAGTCGAATTGCTGATCAAAGCCAATAGCGCCGAGGCCAACAGCATCATCGAACGCAACAGCCATTTCATCAGACGTTTCTGCAACACGTCCGAATTCGACAGCGGTCTGAACCTCAGCTCTCCGGACAAAGCGATGACGGCAGTCATCACAGGCGCCGAATTGTATTTGCCGCTGGCGGGACTGATCGATATCGAGCAGGAAGTTGCCCGCTTGGAGAAAGAACTGCAGAATCTGGAAAACGAAGTGTCGCGCGTAGAGAAAAAGCTGGCGAACGAAGGCTTCGTATCCAAGGCTCCTGCCAAGGTTATTGAAGAAGAACGCGCCAAAATGGCCGATTATTCGGACAAACGGGATAAAGTCATTGCCCGGATCAATGAACTGAAGGCGTAA
- the murC gene encoding UDP-N-acetylmuramate--L-alanine ligase: MSAIARVMLEMGYTVTGSDVASQELTEKLAAKGAKIYIGHTAEHVNGADLVVYSTAAPADNVERVAAQQLNIPILHRAQMLARLLNERKGVAVAGAHGKTTTSSMIALVMDKCGTDPTYIIGGEIMNLGTNAKAGQGDWVVAEADESDGSFLQYHPWLGIVTNIEADHLENYNSDFEELKKAYVQFLSQIRPEGTAIVCADDENIQSILPQLQARVTTYGIDRDADYTATDIQLGDRQISFTMNHQGKTLGTVELSVPGKHNVYNAMATVITCLEAGISFDKIVEAIIEFHGAKRRFQVLGEANDMLIIDDYAHHPTEIEATISAAKATGKRIIAVFQPQRYTRTFFLLDAFSRAFAEADEVLITDIYSPAGEKQIEGVHSAKLVELIVQNSNASARYLPAKEDVVADLQSRLQPGDLVLTMGAGDIWKVGDTLAKLIKA; the protein is encoded by the coding sequence ATGAGTGCCATTGCCAGAGTTATGCTTGAAATGGGATACACCGTGACCGGATCGGATGTCGCTTCCCAGGAGTTGACCGAGAAGTTGGCAGCCAAAGGGGCGAAAATATACATCGGACATACTGCGGAGCATGTAAACGGGGCCGACTTGGTCGTTTATTCGACGGCAGCTCCGGCGGACAATGTGGAGCGTGTGGCTGCTCAGCAGCTGAACATTCCTATATTGCACCGGGCCCAGATGCTGGCACGGTTACTTAACGAACGCAAGGGCGTGGCGGTTGCGGGAGCACACGGCAAAACGACAACCTCCTCGATGATCGCGCTCGTCATGGATAAATGCGGAACGGATCCGACATACATCATCGGCGGGGAAATCATGAACCTGGGCACCAACGCGAAAGCGGGTCAAGGCGATTGGGTCGTTGCGGAGGCTGATGAGAGCGACGGCTCGTTTTTGCAATACCATCCATGGCTTGGCATCGTAACCAACATCGAAGCCGATCACCTCGAAAATTACAATAGCGACTTTGAAGAGCTCAAAAAGGCATACGTGCAGTTCCTTAGCCAGATTCGTCCGGAAGGCACGGCTATCGTATGCGCCGACGACGAGAACATTCAAAGTATTTTGCCTCAGCTGCAGGCACGCGTTACTACGTACGGCATTGATCGGGATGCGGATTACACTGCAACGGATATCCAATTGGGAGACCGTCAAATCTCCTTTACGATGAACCACCAGGGCAAAACGCTCGGAACCGTTGAACTTTCCGTACCAGGCAAGCACAATGTATACAACGCGATGGCAACGGTCATTACGTGTTTGGAAGCAGGAATTTCATTCGATAAAATCGTCGAAGCTATCATTGAGTTCCATGGAGCCAAACGCAGATTCCAGGTGCTGGGCGAAGCCAACGACATGTTGATTATCGATGATTACGCACATCACCCGACCGAGATCGAGGCCACGATCAGTGCGGCGAAAGCAACAGGAAAACGCATCATCGCGGTGTTCCAGCCGCAGCGGTACACGCGCACGTTTTTCCTGCTGGACGCATTTAGCCGTGCATTTGCCGAAGCCGATGAGGTGTTGATTACCGACATTTATTCTCCGGCAGGGGAAAAACAGATCGAAGGCGTGCATTCCGCCAAATTGGTGGAACTGATCGTGCAGAACAGCAATGCATCGGCTCGTTACTTGCCTGCGAAGGAGGACGTGGTTGCCGATCTGCAGAGCCGTTTGCAGCCGGGTGATCTTGTTCTTACCATGGGCGCAGGCGACATCTGGAAGGTGGGCGACACGCTCGCCAAATTGATCAAAGCATAG
- a CDS encoding Maf family protein → MDKTGQRRIILASTSPRRKELLAGLMLDFEVIPSRADEATPPSWTPEQTVQELAMRKALAVFRSVEGQQRDAVIVGSDTIVVLDGDILGKPADEKDAENMLARLQGRTHRVFTGVACIDAISGQSSVHYRQTDVTMKALSEATIRAYVRTGEPMDKAGSYAIQGIGASLVDRIEGCYFNVVGLPLSLLSDMLDGFGVHVLPRE, encoded by the coding sequence TTGGATAAAACAGGACAACGCCGCATTATTTTGGCGTCTACATCGCCACGTCGCAAAGAACTGCTGGCCGGACTGATGTTGGATTTTGAAGTAATCCCAAGCCGTGCTGACGAAGCTACGCCCCCATCATGGACTCCTGAACAAACGGTGCAGGAGCTTGCGATGCGCAAAGCGCTTGCCGTCTTTCGCAGCGTCGAAGGCCAGCAGCGGGATGCCGTCATCGTTGGGAGCGACACGATCGTTGTTCTGGATGGAGATATTTTGGGCAAGCCGGCAGATGAGAAGGATGCGGAGAACATGCTTGCGAGGCTGCAAGGACGAACCCACCGCGTGTTTACAGGCGTAGCTTGTATCGATGCCATTAGCGGTCAGTCTTCGGTTCATTATCGGCAAACGGATGTAACGATGAAAGCATTGTCTGAAGCCACGATCCGTGCTTATGTACGTACGGGAGAACCTATGGACAAGGCAGGATCGTACGCCATACAAGGCATTGGTGCTTCTCTGGTTGATCGCATCGAAGGATGTTATTTCAATGTCGTAGGTCTGCCTTTATCCTTGCTCAGCGATATGCTGGACGGATTCGGGGTACATGTATTGCCGCGTGAATGA
- a CDS encoding SPOR domain-containing protein has protein sequence MNNARMTFRFGEHDAVKPQNEGRLAPATLQAANEEITHAPASIDSAPQWSAEEIPGDWGETLPILTEGLKPGERMDKRASEREYPQAGYANERRDLPEASEAVDPWNEEYADHNWVSEHNHYSYQRNRAPRGWKMIGSVTGAIVTGALFGLVILSFFNKDGAAPNVVPQKNTANVSVSAGQQAQATLAGGNYYALQYGVFSSPERAEQAKLELTQAGIAAEADPEDGNRVYAGISPDREEAKLLSTRLKAQGVELYVKEIPYPEVGVAALGVNQATATQFFNDSETLIGLLSTLSIGELGKAAPQAVSAETMTSIQNRHESWLRGFNDLSANTNGEAAPYAAAMAKAMNSAITAVAEYNKKPSAAHMWSVQTNLMDYVLQQKKWLDTLQEQ, from the coding sequence GTGAACAATGCTAGAATGACGTTTCGCTTCGGGGAGCACGATGCTGTCAAGCCGCAAAACGAAGGGCGGCTCGCGCCTGCAACGCTCCAGGCGGCGAACGAGGAGATAACGCATGCTCCAGCGAGCATAGACAGTGCTCCGCAATGGTCTGCGGAGGAGATACCGGGAGATTGGGGGGAAACGCTGCCGATACTTACCGAGGGTCTCAAACCGGGGGAAAGAATGGACAAGCGTGCTTCTGAACGCGAGTACCCGCAGGCAGGGTATGCCAATGAGCGCCGGGATCTTCCGGAAGCGAGCGAAGCCGTTGATCCATGGAACGAGGAGTACGCGGACCACAACTGGGTAAGCGAGCACAATCACTATTCCTATCAGCGAAACCGGGCCCCGCGGGGGTGGAAAATGATTGGTTCCGTAACGGGAGCAATCGTCACCGGAGCATTGTTCGGCCTCGTCATCCTTTCGTTTTTCAACAAAGACGGGGCAGCTCCGAACGTCGTACCTCAAAAGAATACGGCCAATGTATCGGTCTCGGCAGGGCAGCAGGCCCAGGCCACATTGGCTGGCGGCAATTACTATGCGCTGCAGTACGGCGTTTTCAGTTCTCCGGAGCGTGCTGAACAGGCCAAACTTGAATTGACTCAGGCCGGGATTGCTGCAGAGGCGGACCCGGAGGACGGTAATCGGGTCTATGCCGGCATATCCCCTGATCGCGAAGAGGCCAAACTGCTCAGCACGCGCCTAAAGGCCCAGGGCGTGGAACTTTACGTTAAAGAGATTCCGTATCCGGAAGTCGGTGTGGCGGCGTTGGGCGTTAACCAGGCAACCGCGACACAGTTCTTTAACGATAGCGAAACGTTGATCGGGCTGCTCTCGACGTTGTCCATCGGAGAACTGGGCAAAGCAGCGCCCCAAGCGGTATCCGCCGAAACGATGACCTCCATTCAGAATCGGCATGAATCGTGGCTGCGCGGCTTCAACGACCTGTCCGCAAACACGAACGGGGAGGCAGCGCCTTATGCGGCGGCGATGGCCAAAGCGATGAACAGCGCCATCACGGCGGTTGCCGAATATAACAAAAAACCTTCTGCCGCACATATGTGGTCGGTGCAGACGAATTTGATGGACTACGTGCTGCAGCAAAAAAAATGGCTTGATACGCTGCAGGAGCAGTAA
- a CDS encoding DUF4321 domain-containing protein — protein sequence MKKNFGMLLLFLLLGWLAGAWIAKALQPVKAVAFLTKATTIRWSPQADLDIFSYDISLQFQMSLLSLIGIIAAVWLYRRL from the coding sequence ATGAAAAAAAACTTCGGCATGTTATTACTTTTCCTGCTGCTCGGCTGGTTGGCCGGAGCATGGATCGCCAAGGCACTGCAGCCGGTCAAGGCTGTAGCTTTTTTAACCAAAGCCACGACCATTCGCTGGTCGCCACAGGCTGATCTTGACATTTTCAGTTATGACATTTCACTTCAATTTCAAATGAGCCTCCTCAGTCTGATCGGCATCATCGCCGCTGTATGGCTATACCGCAGATTGTAG
- a CDS encoding LysM peptidoglycan-binding domain-containing protein — protein sequence MLNQPYGLRFDIYERVHLSEGVPAIEELEEIELFPRIQVIGQEDYATLRGHLLLTGAYRGENDYSEELKHFIPVEITVPLNRVRSLDDISIEIENFDVDLLSERSLNITGVLSLRGIQGFAAEENQGWPADEFTVVHSPELPQDGFETEPEQPDSEINVHAQEYLLQRSEEERLIGAPKLDEAARGLLYQPEADNALRLDDSLEPETINGPVSGQVPAEQPQLLAQEAAEREPGVVEEAEANEEAEANGAAHLSFFGAAYSEPIDTASDPDANTDVEERTAADAAKVPAPPEPEPSLPAWHALSASSLPEHANQEREAQESRQSREAFANPWTLGETRSAPTQEEQKEESAGGENWQDVFAASEAVVPAKERESNEVQLADPPAETPSAIPEPVAETEDKPELKVAFGSKRETRPPQEDGVGISSLISGKGTREAEEERPNEAAAETSREPSAASEEVQWKNLFLGTLVEQTPFRKVKMCIVQREETLDTIADRYQLTTRELQLYNRLSEQVVEEGQVLYIP from the coding sequence TTGCTGAATCAACCATATGGTTTGCGGTTCGATATTTATGAGCGCGTTCATTTGTCAGAGGGAGTCCCTGCGATTGAGGAACTGGAGGAAATTGAGCTTTTTCCGCGCATTCAGGTGATCGGTCAGGAAGATTACGCGACACTTAGGGGGCATTTGCTGCTAACGGGGGCTTATAGGGGAGAGAATGACTATTCCGAAGAGTTGAAACATTTCATTCCTGTTGAAATCACGGTTCCGCTCAACCGTGTTCGGTCCCTTGATGATATTTCGATCGAAATTGAAAACTTTGATGTTGATCTGTTATCGGAGCGAAGCTTGAACATTACCGGCGTGTTGTCGCTTCGGGGCATTCAGGGTTTTGCGGCGGAGGAGAACCAAGGGTGGCCGGCAGACGAGTTCACAGTCGTTCATTCGCCGGAGCTGCCGCAGGATGGCTTCGAAACGGAACCGGAGCAACCAGATAGCGAAATAAACGTTCACGCCCAGGAATATCTGCTGCAGCGAAGCGAAGAGGAAAGGCTTATTGGAGCGCCCAAACTGGACGAGGCGGCCAGGGGTCTTCTATACCAGCCTGAAGCGGACAATGCCTTACGTTTGGACGATTCGTTAGAGCCTGAAACGATCAACGGTCCTGTTTCCGGGCAGGTTCCGGCGGAGCAACCTCAACTCCTTGCGCAGGAGGCAGCCGAGCGTGAGCCGGGAGTGGTGGAAGAGGCCGAAGCAAACGAGGAGGCTGAAGCGAACGGAGCAGCCCATCTATCCTTCTTTGGAGCGGCATATTCCGAGCCGATCGATACGGCTTCGGACCCGGACGCTAATACGGATGTCGAAGAAAGAACCGCTGCGGATGCCGCGAAGGTACCGGCTCCACCGGAACCTGAACCAAGCTTGCCTGCATGGCATGCACTTTCGGCATCGTCATTGCCGGAACATGCAAACCAGGAGCGGGAAGCTCAGGAATCTCGTCAATCCCGTGAAGCCTTTGCGAACCCATGGACCCTTGGAGAAACAAGATCCGCTCCAACGCAGGAAGAACAGAAGGAAGAGTCGGCAGGAGGGGAAAACTGGCAGGACGTGTTTGCCGCTTCTGAAGCGGTTGTTCCTGCAAAGGAACGCGAGTCTAATGAGGTGCAGCTGGCTGATCCCCCGGCAGAAACTCCATCGGCGATTCCCGAACCCGTGGCCGAAACGGAAGACAAGCCGGAACTCAAGGTGGCTTTTGGCAGCAAACGGGAGACGCGTCCGCCCCAGGAGGATGGGGTTGGCATTTCATCTTTAATTTCGGGCAAAGGCACGAGAGAGGCAGAGGAGGAGCGCCCCAATGAGGCGGCTGCAGAAACGTCGCGGGAACCGTCTGCTGCTTCGGAAGAGGTGCAGTGGAAAAACCTGTTTTTGGGTACGCTCGTAGAGCAGACGCCTTTCCGAAAGGTGAAAATGTGCATCGTTCAACGGGAAGAAACGCTGGATACCATCGCCGACCGCTATCAATTGACGACGAGGGAATTGCAGTTGTATAACCGCCTCTCCGAACAGGTCGTCGAAGAGGGTCAGGTCCTTTACATTCCTTGA